The Rhodococcus sp. X156 genome window below encodes:
- a CDS encoding D-arabinono-1,4-lactone oxidase yields the protein MTWTNWAGNQHADPHTVARPTSTAELAEVVCAAAAAGERVKPVGSGHSFTGIALTDGVQVDLGLLTGLVSADPSSGLVTVRAGTTLRRLNTVLAQLGLAMTNLGDVDAQTLAGALSTGTHGTGCRFGGLATQVRALELVLADGSVVTASPTENPELFSAARVGLGALGVLSTVTLQTEPTYTLHAREEPMPLREVLDNLPELVRDNDHFELYWFPHTTATLTKRNNRLPADAVPQPLPRGRALLEDEVLSNGLFQLTCRLGRSRPRLVPRINRVASRVLGAREYSDVSHRVLVSPRRVRFVEMEYAVPTAAVGEALAGIERVIAEHHLRVSFPVEVRFAAADDVPLSTASGRDSAYLAVHVFRGEPFERYFRAVEAVMDRLHGRPHWGKMHYQDAATLRQRYPRFDEFTAVRAAVDPERRFGNDYLERVLG from the coding sequence GTGACCTGGACGAACTGGGCGGGCAACCAGCACGCCGACCCGCACACGGTGGCCCGGCCCACCAGCACCGCGGAGCTGGCGGAGGTGGTCTGTGCCGCCGCTGCGGCCGGCGAGCGGGTCAAGCCCGTCGGGTCGGGACACTCCTTCACCGGCATCGCGCTGACCGACGGCGTCCAGGTCGACCTCGGCCTGCTGACCGGGCTGGTGTCGGCCGACCCGAGCAGCGGGCTGGTGACGGTGCGGGCCGGCACCACCCTGCGACGGCTGAACACGGTGCTGGCCCAGCTGGGCCTGGCGATGACCAACCTCGGCGACGTGGACGCCCAGACCCTGGCCGGGGCGCTGTCCACCGGCACCCACGGCACCGGCTGCCGCTTCGGTGGGCTGGCCACCCAGGTGCGGGCGCTGGAGCTGGTGCTGGCCGACGGCTCGGTGGTGACCGCCAGCCCCACCGAGAACCCCGAGCTGTTCAGCGCGGCACGAGTGGGTCTGGGCGCGCTGGGCGTGCTGAGCACGGTGACGCTGCAGACCGAGCCCACCTACACCCTGCACGCCCGGGAGGAGCCGATGCCGCTGCGCGAGGTGCTGGACAACCTCCCGGAGCTGGTGCGGGACAACGACCACTTCGAGCTGTACTGGTTCCCGCACACCACGGCCACGCTCACCAAGCGAAACAACCGGCTGCCCGCCGACGCCGTGCCCCAGCCGCTGCCCCGCGGTCGGGCGCTGCTGGAGGACGAGGTGCTCAGCAACGGGCTGTTCCAGCTCACCTGCCGGCTGGGCCGGTCCCGGCCGAGGCTGGTGCCCCGGATCAACCGCGTGGCCTCCCGGGTCCTGGGCGCCCGGGAGTACTCCGACGTCTCCCACCGGGTGCTGGTCTCCCCGCGCCGGGTCCGCTTCGTGGAGATGGAGTACGCGGTGCCCACGGCGGCGGTGGGCGAGGCGCTGGCGGGCATCGAGCGGGTGATCGCCGAGCACCACCTGCGGGTGTCCTTCCCGGTGGAGGTGCGCTTCGCCGCCGCCGACGACGTCCCGCTGTCCACCGCCAGCGGCCGCGACAGCGCCTACCTGGCCGTGCACGTGTTCCGCGGTGAGCCCTTCGAGCGGTACTTCCGCGCCGTGGAGGCGGTGATGGACCGCCTCCACGGCCGTCCGCACTGGGGCAAGATGCACTACCAGGACGCGGCCACCCTGCGGCAGCGCTATCCCCGCTTCGACGAGTTCACCGCGGTGCGCGCCGCGGTGGATCCCGAGCGGCGCTTCGGCAACGACTACCTGGAACGGGTGCTGGGATGA
- a CDS encoding EAL domain-containing protein yields the protein MRELDVRRQSDSARRYLDLAAPSSALRTTLFLAAESVTYPVAAVNILDEHEQHTLISVGTAPPPPQPRSATPCDVVVRTGQPLAISDLPTRGYPQQPCVGTAAARSYIGIPLVGREGLVVGTLALVDVAERHTTEQALRRLVQFGSVLEEQLDLLRRVGPSRPQTDVYQLAVAIDEGQILPYFQPLVHLATGEVVAYEALARWHHPTRGVLPPAEFIPLAEDSELIIDLDLAVLRQAAVVAQRWRQTSPELRITVNVSGRHFEHPGCVDRIHDAVTASGLPPSAVSLELTETAAIAASPANVAFLDQLRALGFRIVLDDFGSGVSTLEHLVYLPCDGVKIDRSTAAALHTRSGAAVVRAIAGLAVELGKTVVLEGLETVDQAERALELGCMIGQGYLWSEPQPEDVLVG from the coding sequence ATGCGCGAGCTCGATGTTCGTCGGCAGAGTGACTCCGCCCGGCGCTACCTCGACCTCGCTGCTCCCTCCTCGGCCCTGCGCACCACGCTGTTCCTCGCCGCGGAGTCGGTCACCTACCCGGTGGCGGCGGTGAACATCCTGGACGAGCACGAGCAGCACACGCTGATCAGCGTGGGCACTGCGCCGCCACCGCCCCAGCCCCGCTCGGCCACCCCCTGCGACGTGGTGGTGCGGACCGGGCAACCGCTGGCGATCAGCGACCTCCCGACCCGCGGCTACCCCCAGCAGCCCTGCGTGGGCACTGCGGCCGCGCGGTCCTACATCGGCATCCCGCTGGTGGGCCGCGAGGGCCTGGTGGTGGGCACCCTGGCGCTGGTGGACGTGGCCGAGCGGCACACGACCGAGCAGGCACTGCGGCGACTGGTCCAGTTCGGCTCGGTGCTGGAGGAGCAGCTGGACCTGCTGCGCCGGGTGGGGCCGAGCCGGCCGCAGACCGACGTCTACCAGCTCGCGGTGGCCATCGACGAGGGCCAGATCTTGCCCTACTTCCAGCCGCTGGTGCACCTGGCCACCGGCGAGGTGGTGGCCTACGAGGCGCTGGCCCGCTGGCACCACCCCACGCGCGGCGTGCTGCCGCCCGCGGAGTTCATCCCGCTGGCCGAGGACAGCGAGCTCATCATCGACCTCGACCTGGCCGTGCTGCGGCAGGCCGCGGTGGTGGCCCAGCGGTGGCGGCAGACGTCACCGGAGCTGCGGATCACCGTGAACGTCTCCGGTCGGCACTTCGAGCACCCCGGGTGCGTGGACCGCATCCACGACGCGGTGACCGCGTCCGGCCTGCCGCCCAGCGCAGTGTCGCTGGAGCTCACCGAGACCGCGGCCATCGCCGCCAGCCCGGCCAACGTGGCGTTCCTGGACCAGCTGCGCGCGCTCGGCTTCCGCATCGTGCTGGACGACTTCGGCAGCGGGGTGTCCACCCTGGAGCACCTGGTGTACCTGCCCTGTGACGGCGTGAAGATCGACCGGAGCACGGCGGCGGCGCTGCACACCCGGTCCGGCGCCGCGGTGGTGCGGGCCATCGCCGGGCTGGCCGTGGAGCTGGGCAAGACGGTGGTGCTGGAGGGGCTGGAGACCGTCGACCAGGCGGAGCGGGCCCTGGAGCTGGGCTGCATGATCGGGCAGGGCTACCTGTGGTCGGAACCGCAGCCGGAGGACGTGCTCGTCGGCTAG
- a CDS encoding biotin-dependent carboxyltransferase family protein yields MTALRVLATGPLALVQDLGRPGLAAQGVSRSGAADRAALRLANRLVANPEDAAAIEATLGGLQVRAEADLLVALAGAAAPAVLDGTPVGHHAVLRLPAGSVLRLGAPAAGLRTYLAVRGGITVPAVLSSRSTDVLSGLGPDPLAVGVVLPVGPAPEAYPEVAQAAVAVPGGGLVRLRALRGPRAGWVADVDALTTRAWTASARSNRVGMRLEGHRLTRSRTEELPSEGLVRGAVQVPPGGEPVLFLADHPVTGGYPVVAVVLDADVDRAAQVRPGQQLRLYWVG; encoded by the coding sequence GTGACCGCGCTGCGGGTGCTCGCCACCGGACCGCTGGCGCTGGTGCAGGACCTGGGCCGACCGGGCCTGGCCGCCCAGGGGGTGAGCCGTTCCGGCGCCGCCGACCGCGCCGCCCTGCGCCTGGCCAACCGGCTGGTGGCCAACCCCGAGGACGCCGCGGCCATCGAGGCCACCCTGGGTGGGCTGCAGGTGCGCGCCGAGGCGGACCTGCTGGTGGCGCTGGCGGGGGCCGCGGCGCCGGCGGTGCTGGACGGCACCCCGGTGGGCCACCACGCGGTGCTGCGCCTGCCTGCGGGCAGCGTGCTGCGGCTGGGTGCGCCGGCGGCCGGGCTGCGCACCTACCTGGCCGTGCGCGGCGGGATCACCGTGCCGGCGGTGCTGTCCTCGCGCAGCACCGACGTGCTCTCCGGGCTGGGGCCGGACCCGCTGGCGGTCGGCGTGGTGCTTCCGGTGGGCCCCGCTCCGGAGGCCTACCCGGAGGTGGCCCAGGCCGCGGTGGCGGTGCCCGGCGGCGGGCTGGTGCGGCTGCGGGCGCTGCGTGGGCCCCGCGCCGGGTGGGTGGCCGACGTGGACGCGCTCACCACCCGGGCGTGGACGGCGTCGGCGCGCAGCAACCGGGTGGGCATGCGGCTGGAGGGCCACCGGCTCACCCGCTCGCGCACCGAGGAGCTGCCCAGCGAGGGGCTGGTGCGCGGGGCGGTGCAGGTGCCCCCGGGTGGGGAGCCGGTGCTGTTCCTGGCCGACCACCCGGTGACCGGCGGCTACCCGGTGGTGGCGGTGGTGCTCGACGCCGACGTCGACCGCGCCGCGCAGGTGCGCCCCGGCCAGCAGCTGCGCCTGTACTGGGTGGGCTGA
- a CDS encoding acyl-CoA dehydrogenase yields the protein MGHYKSNLRDIEFNLFEVLGLGDRLGKGLFSDLDEETVRDMLGQVRELAEGPLGESFADADRNPPVFDPATHSVTLPESFKKSFQALWDGEWYRMGLAEDIGGIPAPRTVVWAIGELVLGSNPAAHMYMAGPSFAQVLFEEGTEEQKKWAALAVDKGWGATMVLTEPDAGSDVGAGRTKAIQQDDGSWHIEGVKRFITSADNDLFDNIYHLVLARPEGAKPGTKGLSLFFVPKFHFDPETGELGERNGVYVTNVEHKMGLKVSATCEVTFGDTDVPAKGWLVGEVHNGIAQMFKVIENARMMVGTKAIATLSTGYLNALDYAKERVQGADLTQMSNKAAPRVTITHHPDVRRSLMMQKAYAEGLRAVYLYAASFQDEIIAGDGNDTDVTLAERVNDLLLPIVKGVGSERAYEQLAQSLQTLGGSGYLQDYPIEQYIRDAKIDTLYEGTTAIQAQDFFFRKIIRDKGAALGFVAGEIQKFIESESGNGRLKEERAHLATALADVQAMLAAMTSNLMAAQDDAKNLYKVGLASVRLLMSVGDLLIGWLLLRQAEVALAKLDGTISAKDTAFYNGKVAVASFFVKNVLPELTASRQIVENTDNDIMELDEAAF from the coding sequence ATGGGCCACTACAAGAGCAACCTCCGCGACATCGAGTTCAACCTCTTCGAGGTGCTCGGTCTCGGCGACCGTCTCGGCAAGGGGTTGTTCAGCGACCTCGACGAGGAGACCGTGCGCGACATGCTCGGCCAGGTCCGCGAGCTGGCCGAGGGTCCGCTCGGGGAGTCCTTCGCCGACGCCGACCGCAACCCGCCGGTGTTCGACCCGGCCACCCACTCGGTGACCCTGCCCGAGTCGTTCAAGAAGTCCTTCCAGGCGCTGTGGGACGGCGAGTGGTACCGGATGGGCCTGGCCGAGGACATCGGCGGCATCCCCGCTCCGCGCACCGTCGTGTGGGCCATCGGCGAGCTGGTGCTCGGCTCCAACCCCGCCGCCCACATGTACATGGCCGGCCCGAGCTTCGCCCAGGTGCTGTTCGAGGAGGGCACCGAGGAGCAGAAGAAGTGGGCGGCTCTCGCGGTGGACAAGGGCTGGGGCGCCACCATGGTGCTCACCGAGCCCGACGCCGGCTCCGACGTGGGCGCCGGCCGCACCAAGGCCATCCAGCAGGACGACGGCTCCTGGCACATCGAGGGTGTCAAGCGGTTCATCACCTCCGCCGACAACGACCTCTTCGACAACATCTACCACCTGGTCCTGGCGCGCCCCGAGGGCGCGAAGCCGGGCACCAAGGGCCTGTCGCTGTTCTTCGTCCCCAAGTTCCACTTCGACCCCGAGACCGGTGAGCTGGGCGAGCGCAACGGCGTCTACGTCACCAACGTCGAGCACAAGATGGGCCTGAAGGTCTCCGCCACCTGCGAGGTGACCTTCGGCGACACCGACGTGCCCGCCAAGGGCTGGCTGGTCGGCGAGGTGCACAACGGCATCGCGCAGATGTTCAAGGTCATCGAGAACGCCCGCATGATGGTCGGCACCAAGGCCATCGCCACGCTCTCCACCGGCTACCTCAACGCGCTGGACTACGCCAAGGAGCGCGTGCAGGGTGCCGACCTCACCCAGATGAGCAACAAGGCGGCGCCGCGCGTCACCATCACCCACCACCCCGACGTGCGTCGCAGCCTGATGATGCAGAAGGCCTACGCCGAGGGCCTGCGCGCGGTGTACCTCTACGCGGCCTCCTTCCAGGACGAGATCATCGCCGGCGACGGCAACGACACCGACGTCACGCTGGCGGAGCGGGTCAACGACCTGCTGCTGCCGATCGTCAAGGGCGTGGGCTCCGAGCGTGCCTACGAGCAGCTCGCGCAGAGCCTGCAGACCCTGGGTGGCTCCGGCTACCTGCAGGACTACCCGATCGAGCAGTACATCCGGGACGCCAAGATCGACACCCTCTACGAGGGCACCACGGCGATCCAGGCGCAGGACTTCTTCTTCCGCAAGATCATCCGCGACAAGGGCGCCGCGCTGGGCTTCGTCGCCGGGGAGATCCAGAAGTTCATTGAGTCGGAGTCCGGCAACGGCCGCCTCAAGGAGGAGCGGGCGCACCTGGCGACCGCGCTGGCCGACGTCCAGGCGATGCTCGCCGCGATGACGAGCAACCTGATGGCCGCCCAGGACGACGCCAAGAACCTCTACAAGGTGGGCCTGGCCAGCGTCCGGCTGCTCATGAGCGTGGGCGACCTGCTCATCGGCTGGCTGCTGCTGCGCCAGGCCGAGGTGGCCCTGGCCAAGCTGGACGGCACCATCAGCGCCAAGGACACCGCGTTCTACAACGGCAAGGTGGCCGTGGCCTCCTTCTTCGTCAAGAACGTGCTGCCCGAGCTGACCGCCAGCCGGCAGATCGTGGAGAACACCGACAACGACATCATGGAGCTCGACGAGGCCGCGTTCTGA
- a CDS encoding VanW family protein, with translation MSDSSELRGRVAVKVALGAAVVLAVLGIAYTADLLSSRGEVPRGVRVAGVEVGGLDTAAAEEKLRRELTPRSGQPVPVQAGDVSATLDPTTAGLSVDWSATLEQAGSQPLSPVTRVRSVVGTIDVGIVTTTDRAQLDRAVQGLRGQTDRPVAEGGVRFAGATPVAEAPRAGQQLDAAGAASALVDGWLDEPPVPLPVTRQEVSVSQAAVDSALAVARTAVATSVVVEGRGASAALRPDGIATVLSFEADGDGGLRPKVDVAGATRVLAPQLAKTETKPTDATVVLRDGAPRVVPSSDGVAIDWAQTLAGLEKVVVGERKPLQAVYAPKQASFTTAQAEGLGVKEVIGEFRSGGFSYASGVNIRQVAKEVTGAVVKPGETFSLNGHTGPRGTAQGYVDSGVIIDGHAGNAVGGGISQFATTLYNASYFAGMTDVAHTEHSYYISRYPAGREATVYEGAIDLKFSVPTSTGVLIEAFGDASSITVRLWGTKTVDVESINGGRSSDTDPKVIELPKGKDCAPSAGAKGFTTTDTRVVRDRTGKELSRKTRTVVYDPSPIVRCI, from the coding sequence GTGTCCGACAGCAGCGAGCTTCGAGGCAGGGTGGCCGTCAAGGTCGCGCTGGGCGCCGCCGTCGTGCTGGCGGTCCTGGGCATCGCCTACACGGCCGACCTGCTCAGCTCTCGCGGCGAGGTGCCTCGCGGCGTGCGGGTGGCTGGCGTCGAGGTCGGCGGGCTGGACACCGCTGCCGCCGAGGAGAAGCTGCGCCGGGAGCTGACCCCACGCTCCGGCCAGCCCGTGCCGGTGCAGGCCGGGGACGTCAGCGCCACGCTCGACCCGACCACGGCCGGGCTCAGCGTGGACTGGTCGGCCACCCTGGAGCAGGCCGGCTCCCAGCCGCTCAGCCCCGTCACCCGGGTTCGCTCGGTGGTGGGCACCATCGACGTCGGCATCGTCACCACCACCGATCGGGCCCAGCTCGACCGGGCGGTGCAGGGCCTGCGCGGCCAGACTGACCGGCCGGTCGCCGAGGGCGGTGTGCGCTTCGCCGGCGCCACTCCGGTGGCCGAGGCGCCGCGCGCCGGGCAGCAGCTCGACGCGGCCGGGGCCGCCTCCGCGCTGGTCGACGGGTGGCTGGACGAGCCCCCCGTGCCGCTGCCGGTGACGCGCCAGGAGGTGTCGGTGTCGCAGGCCGCGGTCGACAGTGCCCTCGCCGTGGCGCGCACCGCGGTCGCCACCAGCGTCGTGGTGGAGGGCAGAGGGGCCAGCGCGGCGCTGCGACCCGACGGCATCGCCACCGTGCTCAGCTTCGAGGCCGACGGCGACGGCGGGCTGCGGCCCAAGGTCGACGTGGCGGGCGCCACCCGGGTGCTGGCACCCCAGCTGGCCAAGACGGAGACCAAGCCCACCGACGCCACCGTGGTGCTGCGCGACGGGGCTCCGCGGGTGGTGCCGTCCTCGGACGGCGTCGCCATCGACTGGGCCCAGACGCTGGCGGGGCTGGAGAAGGTCGTCGTCGGCGAGCGCAAGCCCCTGCAGGCGGTCTACGCCCCCAAGCAGGCGTCGTTCACCACCGCCCAGGCCGAGGGGCTGGGCGTCAAGGAGGTGATCGGGGAGTTCCGCAGTGGCGGCTTCTCCTACGCCAGCGGCGTCAACATCCGCCAGGTGGCCAAGGAGGTCACCGGGGCGGTGGTCAAGCCGGGCGAGACGTTCTCCCTCAACGGCCACACCGGGCCGCGCGGGACCGCCCAGGGCTACGTCGACTCCGGCGTCATCATCGACGGCCACGCCGGCAACGCGGTGGGTGGCGGCATCAGCCAGTTCGCCACCACGCTGTACAACGCCTCCTACTTCGCCGGGATGACCGACGTCGCCCACACCGAGCACAGCTACTACATCTCGCGCTACCCCGCGGGCCGCGAGGCCACCGTCTACGAGGGCGCCATCGACCTCAAGTTCAGCGTGCCCACCAGCACCGGCGTGCTGATCGAGGCCTTCGGCGACGCCAGCTCGATCACGGTGCGCCTGTGGGGCACCAAGACGGTGGACGTGGAGTCGATCAACGGCGGCCGGAGCAGCGACACCGACCCCAAGGTGATCGAGCTGCCCAAGGGCAAGGACTGCGCCCCCTCGGCCGGAGCCAAGGGCTTCACCACCACCGACACCCGCGTGGTGCGCGACAGGACGGGCAAGGAGCTCTCCCGCAAGACCCGCACCGTGGTCTACGACCCCAGCCCGATCGTGCGCTGCATTTAA
- a CDS encoding alanine racemase, which produces MKIDELQTPALLVEQSVLQANLDTMAAAHPGARLRPHVKAHKCTELARRQDAVGHHGFTCATIREVEGMAAAGLGTDLLLANEVLDARRLGVLVAAGHRVTVAVDSAETVAAAADGGVREVVVDVNVGLPRCGCTPAEAGRIADLARGRGLAVRGAMGYEGHLMMAQPAAEQARLTEEAMALLLAAHADVGGELVSAGGTGTYAVNTWATEIQAGSYALMDTAYAELGLPFGHALSLLATVLSTGTAGETPYAVADVGLKSLGMDHGNPTIADGQVWFCSDEHTTFGAAELSGAELPTVGQRVRVLPAHVDPTVALHEAMWLVDGEEVLQRWPVDLRGW; this is translated from the coding sequence ATGAAGATCGACGAGCTGCAGACCCCCGCCCTGCTCGTGGAGCAGAGCGTCCTGCAGGCCAACCTGGACACCATGGCCGCCGCCCACCCCGGGGCGCGGCTGCGCCCGCACGTCAAGGCGCACAAGTGCACCGAGCTGGCCCGGCGCCAGGACGCGGTGGGCCACCACGGCTTCACCTGCGCCACCATCCGCGAGGTGGAGGGCATGGCCGCAGCCGGACTCGGCACGGACCTGCTGCTGGCCAACGAGGTGCTGGACGCCCGGCGCCTGGGGGTGCTGGTGGCGGCCGGGCACCGGGTGACCGTGGCGGTGGACTCCGCCGAGACCGTGGCGGCCGCGGCCGACGGCGGGGTGCGCGAGGTGGTGGTGGACGTCAACGTGGGCCTGCCCCGCTGCGGCTGCACCCCGGCCGAGGCCGGCCGCATCGCCGACCTGGCCCGTGGGCGGGGCCTGGCCGTGCGCGGGGCGATGGGCTACGAGGGCCACCTGATGATGGCCCAGCCCGCGGCGGAGCAGGCCCGGCTCACCGAGGAGGCGATGGCGCTGCTGCTGGCCGCGCACGCCGACGTCGGCGGGGAGCTGGTGAGCGCCGGAGGCACCGGCACCTACGCGGTGAACACCTGGGCCACCGAGATCCAGGCCGGCTCCTACGCGTTGATGGACACCGCCTACGCCGAGCTGGGCCTGCCCTTCGGCCACGCGCTGAGCCTGCTCGCCACCGTCCTGTCCACCGGGACGGCGGGCGAGACGCCGTACGCGGTGGCCGACGTCGGGCTGAAGTCGCTGGGCATGGACCACGGCAACCCCACCATCGCCGACGGGCAGGTGTGGTTCTGCAGCGACGAGCACACCACCTTCGGGGCGGCAGAACTGTCCGGCGCAGAGCTGCCGACCGTCGGCCAGCGGGTGCGGGTGCTGCCCGCGCACGTCGATCCCACGGTCGCTCTGCACGAGGCGATGTGGCTGGTGGACGGCGAGGAGGTGCTGCAGCGCTGGCCGGTGGACCTGCGCGGGTGGTGA
- a CDS encoding 5-oxoprolinase subunit PxpA, whose translation MDLNSDLGESFGRWVLGDDEAVLAAVTSANIACGFHAGDPSTLRQTAALAAAAGVEVGAQVAYRDLAGFGRRFMDVSATELADDVLYQIGALEGMCRVSGTQVRYVKPHGALYHAVVHHTDQAAAVVAAVRDYDPALPILGLPGSALLAAAEAAGMRAVPEFFADRGYLPDGQLVPRTAPGAVLDDPTAVAERVVRVVQEGVVRAVDGTDVRVSAESVCVHGDSAAAVAMAVAVRAALGEAGVDVAAFVRG comes from the coding sequence ATGGACCTCAACAGCGATCTGGGTGAGTCGTTCGGCCGGTGGGTGCTGGGCGACGACGAGGCAGTGCTGGCCGCGGTCACCAGCGCCAACATCGCCTGCGGTTTCCACGCGGGTGACCCCTCCACGCTGCGGCAGACCGCCGCGCTGGCCGCGGCCGCCGGGGTCGAGGTGGGCGCCCAGGTGGCCTACCGCGACCTGGCCGGGTTCGGCCGCCGATTCATGGACGTCTCGGCCACCGAGCTGGCCGACGACGTGCTCTACCAGATCGGCGCGCTGGAGGGCATGTGCCGGGTGAGCGGCACCCAGGTGCGCTACGTCAAGCCGCACGGCGCGCTTTACCACGCCGTGGTGCACCACACCGACCAGGCCGCCGCGGTGGTGGCCGCCGTCCGCGACTACGACCCCGCCCTGCCGATCCTGGGGCTGCCCGGCTCCGCCCTGCTCGCCGCCGCCGAGGCCGCGGGGATGCGGGCGGTGCCGGAGTTCTTCGCCGACCGCGGCTACCTGCCCGACGGTCAGCTGGTGCCGCGGACCGCGCCGGGCGCGGTGCTCGACGACCCGACGGCCGTCGCGGAGCGGGTGGTGCGGGTGGTGCAGGAGGGTGTGGTGCGGGCGGTGGACGGCACCGACGTGCGGGTGAGCGCGGAGTCGGTGTGCGTGCACGGGGACTCGGCGGCGGCCGTGGCGATGGCGGTGGCGGTGCGGGCGGCGCTGGGCGAGGCTGGGGTCGACGTGGCGGCCTTCGTGCGGGGCTGA
- a CDS encoding TetR/AcrR family transcriptional regulator — MARIAVAERRQQLIDATIRVMVEDGVAAATTRRIAGEAGATLATVHYCFESKQALLREVITTLVRQLATAVRQPPRQTSDLTTLVREYLDAVWQVVEGEPKRQRLTYELTQFALREPDLAELAQWQYRLYHQECEQTLGAVARAANVSWILPVDVVARMVLSAMDGAVLGWLVDGDAARSRQVLLTYGELLAGLAEPVRDAHPAVVGVRP; from the coding sequence GTGGCACGCATTGCGGTAGCAGAACGACGTCAGCAGCTGATCGACGCGACGATCCGGGTGATGGTCGAGGACGGGGTGGCCGCGGCCACCACCCGCCGGATCGCGGGCGAGGCCGGGGCCACGCTGGCCACCGTGCACTACTGCTTCGAGTCCAAGCAGGCGCTGCTGCGCGAGGTCATCACCACGCTGGTGCGTCAGCTGGCCACGGCGGTGCGGCAGCCGCCCCGGCAGACCAGCGATCTGACCACGCTGGTGCGGGAGTACCTCGACGCGGTGTGGCAGGTGGTGGAGGGCGAGCCCAAGCGGCAGCGGCTCACCTACGAGCTCACCCAGTTCGCGCTGCGCGAGCCCGACCTGGCGGAGCTGGCCCAGTGGCAGTACCGGCTCTACCACCAGGAGTGCGAGCAGACGCTGGGCGCGGTGGCCCGCGCGGCGAACGTCAGCTGGATCCTGCCGGTGGACGTGGTGGCCCGGATGGTGCTCAGCGCCATGGACGGTGCGGTGCTGGGCTGGCTGGTGGACGGTGACGCGGCCCGCTCCCGCCAGGTGCTGCTCACCTATGGCGAGCTGCTGGCCGGGCTGGCCGAGCCGGTCCGGGACGCGCACCCGGCAGTGGTCGGCGTCCGGCCCTAG
- the pxpB gene encoding 5-oxoprolinase subunit PxpB, with protein MSGGRPVVFQVHALGDTALLLEPADAEVVHALAAAARELDDVLDVVPGARTVVLHARGPAALVALRGRLEQLQVQPALAQARAGDVVELATVYDGPDLAEVARLTGLSPAEVVAAHTGSLWRVGFGGFAPGFAYLVGGDPRLHVPRRDEPRERVPAGSVGLAGEHSGVYPRSSPGGWQLIGRTDAVLWDVDRDPPALLHPGGQVRFVAVERP; from the coding sequence GTGAGCGGGGGGAGGCCGGTGGTGTTCCAGGTGCACGCCCTCGGTGACACGGCGCTGCTGCTGGAGCCGGCCGACGCCGAGGTGGTGCACGCCCTCGCCGCCGCGGCGCGCGAGCTCGACGACGTGCTGGACGTGGTGCCCGGCGCGCGCACGGTGGTGCTGCACGCCCGCGGTCCCGCCGCCCTGGTCGCCCTGCGCGGGCGGCTGGAGCAGCTGCAGGTGCAGCCCGCGCTGGCGCAGGCGCGTGCCGGCGACGTGGTGGAGCTGGCCACGGTCTACGACGGGCCCGACCTGGCGGAGGTGGCGCGGCTGACCGGGCTGAGCCCGGCGGAGGTGGTGGCTGCGCACACCGGCTCGCTGTGGCGGGTGGGCTTCGGCGGCTTTGCGCCCGGCTTCGCCTACCTGGTGGGTGGCGACCCTCGGCTGCACGTGCCGCGCCGCGACGAGCCCCGGGAGCGGGTCCCGGCGGGCTCGGTGGGGCTGGCCGGCGAGCACAGCGGGGTCTACCCGCGGTCCTCGCCCGGCGGCTGGCAGCTGATCGGCCGCACCGACGCGGTGCTGTGGGACGTCGACCGCGATCCGCCCGCGCTGCTGCACCCTGGCGGGCAGGTGCGGTTCGTGGCGGTGGAGCGGCCGTGA
- a CDS encoding class I SAM-dependent methyltransferase, with product MDADAWDERYADSDLVWGAPPNRYVVEHATALPRGRALDLACGEGRNALWLATRGWDVTALDFSRVALTKAAEVAARSPRSVVSRLHWQQADVTATELRGPGEAPYDLVLVVYLHLPREQRRAVLAAACAALAPGGHLLVVAHDSTNLTDGYGGPQDPDILFIPADVAGELPADMTLVTAAQPHREVDTPDGLRMAIDAVVVARRSAQG from the coding sequence ATGGATGCCGACGCCTGGGACGAGCGCTACGCCGACAGCGACCTGGTGTGGGGCGCTCCGCCCAACCGCTACGTGGTGGAGCACGCCACCGCGCTGCCCCGCGGGCGGGCGCTCGACCTCGCCTGTGGGGAGGGGCGCAACGCCCTGTGGCTGGCCACCCGGGGCTGGGACGTCACCGCGCTGGACTTCTCCCGGGTGGCGCTGACCAAGGCGGCCGAGGTCGCGGCGCGCTCCCCCCGCTCGGTGGTCTCCCGGCTGCACTGGCAGCAGGCCGACGTCACCGCCACGGAGCTGCGCGGTCCCGGCGAGGCGCCCTACGACCTGGTCCTGGTGGTCTACCTGCACCTGCCGCGCGAGCAGCGACGCGCGGTGCTGGCCGCGGCCTGCGCCGCCCTCGCCCCCGGCGGACACCTGCTGGTGGTCGCCCACGACTCCACCAACCTCACCGACGGCTACGGCGGCCCGCAGGACCCAGACATCCTGTTCATCCCCGCCGACGTGGCTGGGGAGCTGCCGGCAGACATGACCCTGGTCACTGCCGCCCAGCCCCACCGCGAGGTGGACACGCCTGACGGCCTGCGGATGGCGATCGATGCCGTGGTGGTCGCGCGCCGGAGCGCCCAGGGTTAG